One segment of Pseudobythopirellula maris DNA contains the following:
- a CDS encoding ArnT family glycosyltransferase: MPELNSVTKLALSPKLAPWAAVTIAAVVFLTQLGAARLWDDDEPRNARCAVEMFERGDLITPTFNGELRAHKPALLYWLMMASYAMFGVSEFSARLPSALCGIGAALLCYHLGRLLFDRTIGLLAAALLSSALMFAVASRAATPDALLITCVTAALYLFAKGVARLRGGDLNDTSRGSLSDQKMPLGVAAAMYVAMGLAVLAKGPVGLVLPGAVIALFAVLLDPDPAVLGSAATTWYKRLAERLGASLDPRRVLRLLGAVRFPLGLVIVALVALPWYVAVGLATGGDFLSGFLGTHNVGRFMEPMEGHDGAPLFYVIAIMAGFFPASCFLPVATVSAVRSQLRPATKSASYGFLIAWVAAYLVVFTIAATKLPSYVTPCYAALAVGTAAWLVEQVRSKQAAGVSLRSWLAAGVGSFLVVGVGIGVALGVVAIALLEGDSALGWRLGAVALIPAAGGAYALAAIASSRPTRAVVGFAAAGVVFTTAAMAWVAPQASPFADGPRIAERIRQLEAADPNAEPFDVLSTRYTRPTTVYYLGRTIERNDDPQRIRDRLTTPGSLVVASAEAYENLKATLPPGVVVLAEEHRLMRPEKGVVLLGQAELQARLPAEKRLTR, translated from the coding sequence ATGCCGGAGCTCAACAGCGTGACCAAGCTAGCACTCTCGCCCAAACTGGCCCCGTGGGCCGCCGTGACGATCGCCGCCGTGGTGTTTCTCACTCAGCTCGGCGCCGCCCGGTTGTGGGACGACGACGAGCCACGCAACGCCCGCTGCGCGGTCGAGATGTTCGAGCGTGGCGACCTCATCACGCCCACCTTCAACGGCGAGCTGCGGGCCCACAAGCCGGCGCTGCTCTACTGGCTGATGATGGCCAGCTACGCAATGTTTGGTGTGAGCGAGTTCTCGGCGCGGTTGCCCTCAGCGCTCTGCGGCATTGGCGCCGCCCTGCTCTGCTACCACCTCGGCCGGCTGCTGTTCGACCGCACCATCGGGCTGCTCGCCGCGGCGCTGCTCAGCAGCGCGCTGATGTTCGCCGTCGCCTCGCGCGCCGCCACGCCCGACGCCCTGCTGATCACCTGCGTGACGGCCGCCCTCTACCTGTTCGCCAAGGGCGTCGCCCGGCTGCGCGGCGGCGACCTGAACGACACGTCCCGCGGCTCGCTCTCCGACCAGAAGATGCCGCTCGGCGTCGCCGCGGCGATGTACGTGGCGATGGGCCTCGCGGTGCTCGCCAAGGGCCCCGTCGGCCTGGTGCTGCCGGGGGCCGTGATCGCCCTGTTCGCCGTGCTGCTCGACCCCGACCCGGCCGTGCTCGGCTCCGCGGCCACGACCTGGTACAAACGCCTCGCCGAGCGGCTCGGTGCGTCGCTCGATCCGCGTCGCGTGCTGCGTCTCTTGGGCGCCGTTCGCTTTCCGCTGGGGCTCGTGATCGTCGCGCTCGTCGCCCTGCCCTGGTACGTGGCCGTCGGCCTGGCGACGGGGGGCGACTTCCTGTCGGGCTTCCTCGGCACGCACAACGTCGGCCGCTTCATGGAGCCGATGGAGGGGCACGACGGGGCGCCGCTGTTCTACGTCATCGCGATCATGGCCGGCTTCTTCCCCGCCAGCTGCTTCCTGCCGGTGGCCACGGTCTCCGCGGTCCGCTCGCAACTCCGGCCCGCAACGAAAAGCGCCTCTTACGGCTTCTTGATCGCGTGGGTCGCCGCCTACCTCGTCGTTTTCACGATCGCCGCCACCAAGCTGCCGAGCTACGTCACCCCCTGCTACGCCGCCCTGGCGGTCGGCACGGCGGCGTGGCTCGTCGAGCAGGTCCGCAGCAAACAAGCGGCGGGCGTCTCGCTCCGCAGCTGGTTGGCCGCCGGCGTCGGCTCGTTCCTGGTGGTCGGCGTTGGCATCGGCGTGGCGCTCGGCGTTGTGGCCATCGCGCTGCTGGAGGGCGACTCGGCGCTCGGTTGGCGCCTCGGCGCCGTCGCCCTGATCCCGGCCGCGGGCGGCGCCTACGCCTTGGCGGCGATCGCTAGCTCACGGCCGACCCGCGCGGTGGTCGGCTTCGCCGCCGCCGGCGTCGTTTTCACCACCGCCGCGATGGCGTGGGTCGCCCCCCAAGCGAGCCCATTCGCCGACGGCCCACGCATCGCCGAGCGCATCCGCCAACTCGAAGCGGCCGACCCCAACGCCGAGCCGTTCGACGTCCTCTCGACCCGTTACACCAGGCCGACCACGGTCTACTACCTCGGCCGCACGATCGAAAGGAACGACGACCCGCAGCGCATCCGCGATCGCCTCACGACGCCCGGCTCGCTGGTCGTCGCCTCGGCCGAGGCGTACGAGAACCTCAAGGCCACGCTGCCGCCCGGCGTGGTGGTCCTCGCCGAAGAGCACCGCCTGATGCGCCCCGAGAAGGGCGTCGTGCTGCTGGGACAAGCAGAGCTGCAAGCGCGGCTGCCTGCCGAGAAGCGGCTGACGCGTTGA
- a CDS encoding PEP-CTERM sorting domain-containing protein, with the protein MTVTQLWRSGAACALAACLLGAITTPALAAGVSLAPDADARLANDSNRGATSNTGSEGQWEVRWHEAPRVRIGYVRYDITGVDPSLFQYATLSGNFTGSSYNGPSSGGMWNVYGLNDDVVADSGILGNDWGESDVNYSNAAGVDNAAAEGTFAFTSDVELLGTLSFDGVDVQPLPFMSNTNDLDLTDFLNDDTDGLVTFLFMDVAQNGHEYRINSKEGSTADGHGPTMLNFVPEPTSALLAVLGLAGLARSRRNRG; encoded by the coding sequence ATGACGGTAACCCAACTCTGGCGTAGCGGCGCGGCATGCGCCCTCGCCGCCTGCCTTCTCGGCGCAATCACGACGCCGGCCCTGGCGGCTGGCGTCTCGCTGGCTCCGGACGCCGACGCCCGGCTCGCCAACGACTCGAACCGTGGCGCCACCAGCAACACCGGCAGCGAAGGCCAGTGGGAAGTCCGCTGGCACGAAGCGCCGCGCGTTCGCATCGGCTACGTCCGCTACGACATCACCGGCGTAGACCCCTCTCTCTTCCAGTACGCCACGCTCAGCGGCAACTTCACGGGGAGCAGCTACAACGGCCCCTCGAGCGGCGGCATGTGGAATGTCTACGGCCTGAACGACGACGTGGTGGCCGACAGCGGCATCCTGGGCAACGACTGGGGCGAGTCCGACGTGAACTACTCGAACGCCGCAGGCGTCGACAACGCGGCCGCCGAGGGCACGTTCGCCTTCACCAGCGATGTGGAGCTCTTGGGCACGCTGTCGTTCGACGGCGTCGACGTCCAGCCGCTCCCGTTCATGTCGAACACGAACGACCTGGACCTGACGGACTTCCTCAACGACGACACCGACGGGTTGGTGACCTTTCTGTTCATGGACGTCGCCCAGAACGGCCACGAGTACCGCATCAACAGCAAGGAAGGCAGCACGGCCGACGGCCACGGCCCGACGATGCTGAACTTCGTCCCCGAGCCCACCAGCGCCCTGCTGGCGGTCCTCGGTCTCGCGGGCCTCGCGCGTTCACGCCGCAACCGCGGCTGA
- a CDS encoding thioredoxin family protein, which yields MRTQRIIPLAIAIALLVSAPLSAQETTAPETSGGFSLRSLFGLAPAEPAPLPGLPIAWSNDAGAAQADARQSRRPIVAYVTSENCRFCRKMELETWTDESVAAEVTRRFVPLKLHAERDSELVQALKVRAFPTTIVFTPEGKAVGAATGFLPPEKLAGLLRTAGATPQAMAPRPAVR from the coding sequence ATGCGAACCCAACGAATCATCCCGCTCGCCATAGCGATCGCGCTGCTGGTTTCGGCCCCGCTCAGCGCGCAGGAGACGACGGCCCCCGAGACGAGCGGCGGCTTCTCGCTCCGCAGCCTGTTCGGTCTCGCGCCGGCCGAGCCCGCCCCGCTGCCCGGCTTGCCGATCGCCTGGTCCAACGACGCCGGCGCCGCCCAGGCCGACGCCCGCCAGAGCCGCCGGCCGATCGTCGCCTACGTCACGTCGGAGAACTGCCGCTTCTGCCGCAAGATGGAGCTCGAGACCTGGACCGACGAGAGCGTGGCCGCCGAGGTCACGCGCCGCTTCGTGCCGCTCAAGCTCCACGCCGAGCGCGACAGCGAGCTAGTCCAAGCGCTCAAGGTGCGGGCCTTCCCGACGACGATCGTGTTCACGCCCGAAGGCAAGGCGGTTGGCGCCGCGACCGGCTTTTTGCCTCCGGAGAAGCTCGCCGGCCTGCTGCGCACGGCGGGCGCCACGCCGCAGGCGATGGCCCCGCGACCCGCGGTGCGTTGA
- a CDS encoding PEP-CTERM sorting domain-containing protein (PEP-CTERM proteins occur, often in large numbers, in the proteomes of bacteria that also encode an exosortase, a predicted intramembrane cysteine proteinase. The presence of a PEP-CTERM domain at a protein's C-terminus predicts cleavage within the sorting domain, followed by covalent anchoring to some some component of the (usually Gram-negative) cell surface. Many PEP-CTERM proteins exhibit an unusual sequence composition that includes large numbers of potential glycosylation sites. Expression of one such protein has been shown restore the ability of a bacterium to form floc, a type of biofilm.) has protein sequence MRISWVFRLAQQRAERVFHPLSKESAMSLRRPVSRPQTRRLASLTLCLGLAPLAAAPALATIPYVPVPYAPVAIGPGIMPPPTVFGKEYSHDFDTTTSPGGAPDPEQVVLWDGLGGATDGVDFSFTRPNWEREDQVDAIANQHDALFDPLLRDEAHLVFSHDDEIAGRSPLGGFGPTPVPPAGPLLLSNGMTIGGTGELSHEMAGVFSPPSSQGVWAKQPEVNGMPLPKDVDGAELWGPEPDIELGGLGDTNKYSLDTDAASGASVWNLSGTNYLPHALVTSAVETLLGPIPATAFALFDDRQGPQAINLDAMMVSERVGDSDRFDFRGAHDEGLRVNPEGIIKTEGDAILFSISQIIDPADPDGYYSTGSELFVMDSVGVVGFLRHGGHLWDHGYALGALRLVGENGEETETVIDINALEAVADHGEAPVLTGDYNLNGVVDAADFTVWRDSMGATGLGLAADGNFDMVVDAVDYAIWRSNFGMTVPSPATSMAVPEPAAAGLLLAAVAGVLARRRSAC, from the coding sequence ATGCGGATCTCCTGGGTGTTCCGCCTGGCGCAGCAACGCGCCGAGCGGGTGTTCCACCCGTTGAGCAAGGAGTCCGCCATGTCCTTACGACGCCCCGTATCCCGCCCCCAAACTCGCCGCCTGGCCTCCCTGACGCTTTGCCTAGGCCTGGCGCCCCTCGCGGCGGCGCCCGCCCTCGCCACGATCCCCTACGTCCCCGTGCCTTACGCGCCCGTGGCGATCGGCCCCGGGATCATGCCCCCGCCTACGGTTTTCGGCAAAGAGTACTCGCACGATTTCGACACCACCACCTCGCCCGGCGGCGCCCCCGATCCCGAGCAGGTGGTGCTGTGGGACGGCCTGGGCGGGGCGACCGACGGGGTCGACTTCTCCTTCACACGTCCCAACTGGGAACGCGAAGACCAGGTCGACGCGATCGCCAACCAGCACGACGCCCTGTTTGACCCGTTGTTGCGTGACGAGGCGCACCTCGTCTTCTCGCACGACGACGAGATCGCCGGCCGCAGCCCCCTCGGCGGCTTCGGCCCCACGCCGGTCCCACCCGCGGGGCCGCTGCTGCTGTCGAACGGCATGACGATCGGCGGCACGGGCGAGCTGAGCCACGAGATGGCCGGCGTCTTCTCACCCCCCTCTTCGCAGGGCGTGTGGGCCAAGCAGCCCGAGGTGAACGGCATGCCGCTCCCCAAAGACGTCGATGGCGCCGAGCTCTGGGGCCCCGAGCCCGATATCGAACTCGGTGGCCTGGGCGACACGAACAAGTACTCGCTCGACACCGACGCCGCCAGCGGCGCGTCGGTCTGGAACCTCTCGGGAACGAACTACCTGCCGCACGCCCTGGTGACCTCCGCCGTCGAGACGCTGCTCGGCCCGATCCCCGCCACGGCGTTCGCCTTATTCGACGATCGCCAGGGCCCGCAGGCGATCAACCTCGACGCGATGATGGTCAGCGAACGCGTGGGCGACAGCGACCGCTTCGACTTCCGCGGAGCGCACGACGAGGGGCTGCGGGTCAACCCCGAGGGGATCATCAAGACCGAGGGCGACGCGATCCTGTTCAGCATCAGCCAGATCATCGACCCCGCCGACCCGGACGGCTACTACTCGACCGGCAGCGAGCTGTTCGTGATGGACAGCGTTGGGGTGGTCGGCTTCCTGCGGCATGGCGGCCACCTGTGGGACCACGGCTACGCGCTCGGCGCCCTCCGGCTGGTGGGCGAGAACGGCGAGGAGACCGAGACCGTCATCGACATCAACGCCCTGGAGGCGGTCGCCGACCACGGCGAGGCGCCGGTGCTCACGGGCGACTACAACCTGAACGGCGTGGTCGACGCGGCCGACTTCACCGTGTGGCGCGACTCGATGGGCGCGACCGGCCTAGGCCTGGCGGCCGACGGCAACTTCGACATGGTCGTCGACGCGGTCGACTACGCCATCTGGCGGTCCAACTTCGGTATGACCGTCCCCTCGCCGGCGACCAGCATGGCCGTTCCCGAGCCGGCCGCCGCGGGGCTGCTGCTGGCGGCTGTGGCGGGGGTGCTGGCCCGGCGGCGTTCGGCCTGCTGA
- a CDS encoding bifunctional glycosyltransferase family 2/GtrA family protein has product MPADAPPHTLTVIVPCYNEEATLERCVDRVRAIASDTLRLEILIVDDCSADRSREIAHALAERCEEVRLLTHDVNQGKGAALHTGIAAASGDFVAVQDADLEYDPQDLLRLIKPLVDGQAEVVMGSRYLTHGAHRVLYFWHSMGNQCLTFLSNMFTDLNLTDMETCYKVFRRDLIQSLPLREKRFGFEPEVTAAVAQRRVRIVEMGVSYYARTYEEGKKIGLRDGLRALYCIVRYNAHNLPAPVQFLSYVAIGGLCAVVNLLVFLALLRGGAAAGVAAPIAFVVAAAVNYWLCIKLIFRHQARWGRYSELAVYAAAVLAVGLVDRATTLALLAAFSPAGAKLTATAVGLVLNFLARRLVVFPESNRGPWQPQEDEAPRSY; this is encoded by the coding sequence GTGCCCGCCGACGCTCCCCCCCACACGCTCACGGTCATCGTGCCGTGCTACAACGAAGAGGCGACGCTCGAGCGGTGCGTCGACCGTGTGCGGGCGATCGCCTCCGACACGCTGCGGCTTGAGATCCTCATCGTCGACGACTGCTCGGCCGACCGCAGCCGTGAGATCGCCCACGCCCTGGCCGAGCGCTGCGAAGAGGTCCGCCTGCTCACGCACGACGTGAACCAGGGCAAGGGCGCCGCGCTGCACACCGGCATCGCCGCCGCCAGCGGCGACTTTGTCGCGGTCCAAGACGCCGACCTCGAGTACGACCCGCAAGACCTGCTGCGGCTTATCAAGCCGCTCGTCGACGGCCAGGCCGAGGTCGTCATGGGCTCGCGCTACCTGACGCACGGCGCCCACCGGGTGCTCTACTTCTGGCACTCGATGGGCAACCAGTGCCTGACGTTCCTGTCGAACATGTTCACCGACCTGAACCTCACCGACATGGAGACCTGCTACAAGGTCTTCCGCCGCGACCTGATCCAGTCGCTCCCCTTGCGAGAGAAGCGGTTCGGCTTCGAGCCGGAGGTCACGGCGGCCGTCGCCCAGCGGCGCGTTCGGATCGTTGAGATGGGCGTGTCGTACTACGCCCGCACGTACGAAGAGGGAAAGAAGATCGGGCTGCGCGACGGCCTGCGGGCGCTGTATTGCATCGTGCGCTACAACGCCCACAACCTGCCCGCACCGGTGCAGTTCCTGTCGTACGTGGCGATAGGCGGGCTCTGCGCGGTGGTGAACCTGCTCGTGTTCCTCGCGCTGCTGCGCGGCGGCGCGGCGGCGGGCGTCGCGGCGCCGATCGCCTTTGTCGTCGCCGCGGCGGTGAACTACTGGCTCTGCATCAAGCTGATCTTCCGCCACCAGGCGCGTTGGGGACGCTACTCCGAGCTCGCCGTCTACGCGGCCGCGGTGCTGGCGGTTGGCCTGGTCGACCGGGCGACGACCCTGGCGCTGCTGGCGGCGTTCTCGCCCGCTGGCGCCAAGCTGACGGCTACGGCTGTCGGCCTGGTGCTCAACTTCCTGGCGCGCCGTCTCGTGGTGTTCCCCGAATCGAACCGCGGCCCGTGGCAGCCGCAAGAAGACGAAGCCCCACGCAGCTATTGA
- the pepF gene encoding oligoendopeptidase F yields MAKKLPLRSKVKPADTWDLSSLFPSDKAWEEAFVKWEKKIKRYESFRGKLGDGPAALAKCLKFDSAFDRDGERIAYYAMLKTTEDQANSRYQEMSGRYEGAASRAAQAASFIRPEILGLSQAKLKKYQTAKELAPYRLTLERLVRYKPHTLSDAEEKLLAMQSEMAGSTSQIFRQLTDADLKFGTVTGDDGKPAELSQSSFAVFLHSPKRSVRKEAFTKFYEEFADHENALAATLKGSIQKDVYYAQARGYSSAREASLFGDDVPVSVYDNLVKAVRSRLPAVHKYFELRRRKMKLKEIHQYDTYVPILSELDTRHTWDQAVKKVIASLAPMGDEYCNTLEAGLRGRWCDRYPNKGKNSGAFSAGSFDGDPFILMNYQPDVLDHMFTLAHEAGHSMHSWYSAGNQPYEYYNYTIFVAEVASTFNEQLLSGYLMEQAKSDKERAYLLNREIDAIRGTIVRQTMFAEFEKLTHELAEAGEALTLERFRTVYRELLDAYFGEKFAIDEQLELECLRIPHFYNAFYVYKYATGLSAAIALSQRVLTGGKEELGDYLSFLKGGCSKYPLELLRDAGVDMESPKPVETALDHFERLVDELDTLL; encoded by the coding sequence ATGGCGAAAAAGCTCCCCCTCCGCAGCAAAGTCAAACCCGCCGACACGTGGGACCTCTCGAGCCTGTTCCCCTCGGACAAGGCGTGGGAGGAGGCGTTCGTGAAGTGGGAGAAGAAGATCAAGCGGTACGAGTCGTTCCGCGGCAAGTTGGGCGATGGGCCGGCGGCGCTGGCCAAATGCCTGAAGTTCGACAGCGCGTTCGACCGCGACGGCGAGCGGATCGCTTACTACGCGATGCTCAAGACGACCGAGGACCAGGCCAACAGCCGCTACCAGGAGATGAGCGGCCGCTACGAGGGCGCCGCCAGCCGCGCCGCCCAGGCCGCCAGCTTCATCCGGCCTGAGATCCTCGGACTCTCGCAAGCCAAGCTCAAGAAGTACCAAACGGCCAAGGAGCTGGCGCCTTACCGGCTGACGCTCGAGAGGCTCGTGCGCTACAAACCGCACACGCTCTCGGACGCCGAGGAGAAGCTGCTCGCCATGCAGAGCGAGATGGCGGGCTCCACCAGCCAGATCTTCCGCCAGCTGACCGACGCCGACCTGAAGTTCGGCACGGTCACGGGCGACGACGGCAAGCCGGCCGAGCTCTCGCAGTCGAGCTTCGCGGTCTTCCTCCACTCGCCCAAGCGCTCGGTGCGCAAGGAGGCGTTCACCAAGTTCTACGAAGAGTTCGCCGACCACGAGAACGCCCTCGCCGCCACGCTCAAGGGCTCGATCCAGAAGGACGTCTACTACGCCCAAGCGCGCGGCTACTCCTCGGCCCGCGAGGCGTCGCTGTTCGGCGACGACGTGCCGGTCAGCGTTTACGACAACCTGGTGAAAGCGGTCCGCTCGCGGCTGCCGGCGGTGCACAAGTACTTCGAGCTCCGCCGCCGCAAGATGAAGCTCAAGGAGATCCACCAGTACGACACGTACGTGCCGATCCTCAGCGAGCTCGACACGCGGCACACCTGGGACCAAGCGGTCAAGAAGGTGATCGCCTCGCTCGCGCCGATGGGCGACGAGTACTGCAACACGCTCGAGGCGGGCCTCCGCGGCCGCTGGTGCGACCGCTACCCGAACAAGGGCAAGAACTCCGGCGCCTTCTCGGCTGGCTCGTTCGACGGCGACCCGTTCATCCTGATGAACTACCAGCCCGACGTGCTCGACCACATGTTCACCCTCGCCCACGAGGCGGGGCACTCGATGCACAGCTGGTACTCGGCCGGCAACCAGCCTTACGAGTATTACAACTACACGATTTTCGTCGCCGAGGTGGCCAGCACCTTCAACGAGCAGCTGCTCAGCGGCTACCTGATGGAGCAGGCGAAGAGCGACAAGGAACGCGCCTACTTGCTGAACCGCGAGATCGACGCCATCCGCGGCACGATCGTGCGGCAGACGATGTTCGCCGAGTTCGAGAAGCTCACCCACGAGCTGGCCGAGGCGGGCGAGGCGCTCACGCTCGAGCGGTTCCGCACGGTCTACCGCGAGTTGCTCGACGCCTACTTCGGCGAGAAGTTCGCGATCGACGAGCAGCTGGAGCTCGAGTGCCTGCGGATCCCGCACTTCTACAACGCGTTCTACGTCTACAAGTACGCCACCGGCCTGTCGGCCGCCATCGCGCTGAGCCAGCGCGTGCTGACCGGCGGCAAGGAAGAGCTCGGCGACTACCTGTCGTTCCTCAAGGGGGGCTGCAGCAAGTACCCGCTCGAGCTACTGCGCGACGCCGGCGTCGACATGGAGAGCCCCAAGCCGGTCGAGACGGCGCTCGATCACTTCGAGCGGCTGGTGGACGAGCTCGACACGCTGCTGTAA
- a CDS encoding beta-ketoacyl-ACP synthase III produces the protein MTTPAKPDIDVQIRRGPLHRLMGVRIAGTGNAVGSQVVSNDDLASLGCDADWIIQRTGIRERRHAAEGETTGSLATAAAERALEAAGGSRDEVDLLLLATFTPDRLCPQTATSVQDSLGLNCPAMDLTSACAGFVYALFTGAQFIATGAARRVLVVGADVNTRVINPNDKKVFPLFGDGAGAVVLERGSDEQGMMAYTFGADGSGADLLTRYVGGVEQPFSADLGCGDAAQWLLSMNGKPVFKWAVRLLEDTFAHVLEAAGRDTDAVKLWLLHQANARILTAAADSMGIPADLVVKNIDRLGNTSGGSIPIALDESVREGRIAEGDELMLCGFGAGLSWGTALWKW, from the coding sequence ATGACCACGCCAGCCAAACCCGACATCGACGTCCAGATCCGCCGCGGCCCGCTCCACCGCCTGATGGGCGTGCGCATCGCCGGCACGGGCAACGCCGTGGGCAGCCAAGTCGTCTCGAACGACGACCTCGCCTCGCTCGGCTGCGACGCCGACTGGATCATCCAACGCACCGGCATCCGCGAGCGGCGCCACGCCGCCGAGGGCGAGACGACCGGCTCGCTCGCCACGGCCGCCGCCGAGCGCGCGCTCGAAGCGGCCGGCGGGTCCCGCGATGAGGTCGACCTGCTGCTCTTGGCCACCTTCACCCCCGACCGCCTCTGCCCGCAAACGGCCACCTCGGTGCAAGACAGCCTGGGGTTGAATTGCCCGGCGATGGACCTCACCTCCGCCTGCGCGGGGTTTGTGTACGCCTTGTTCACCGGCGCCCAGTTCATCGCCACCGGCGCGGCGCGGCGGGTGCTCGTTGTCGGCGCCGACGTGAACACCCGCGTCATCAACCCCAACGACAAGAAAGTCTTCCCCCTGTTCGGCGACGGGGCCGGCGCCGTGGTCCTGGAACGGGGATCCGACGAGCAGGGGATGATGGCTTACACCTTCGGCGCCGACGGCTCGGGCGCCGACCTGCTCACGCGTTACGTCGGCGGGGTCGAGCAGCCGTTCTCGGCGGACCTCGGCTGCGGCGACGCCGCCCAGTGGCTGCTGTCGATGAACGGCAAGCCGGTCTTCAAGTGGGCCGTGCGTCTCTTGGAAGACACCTTCGCACACGTGCTCGAAGCCGCCGGACGCGACACCGACGCCGTCAAGCTGTGGCTGCTGCACCAGGCGAACGCCCGCATCCTCACCGCCGCGGCCGACTCGATGGGCATCCCCGCCGACTTGGTGGTCAAGAACATCGACCGCCTAGGCAACACGTCGGGCGGCAGCATCCCGATCGCGCTGGACGAATCGGTCCGCGAGGGCCGCATCGCCGAGGGCGACGAACTGATGCTGTGCGGTTTCGGCGCCGGGCTGTCGTGGGGCACGGCGCTTTGGAAATGGTGA
- the pyrE gene encoding orotate phosphoribosyltransferase yields the protein MYDRAALAELIQDKALQFGEFTLASGKQASYYLDCRQVTLNALGAKLIGEGFLDLIGDQLPPLVGGMAIGADPITAAILTIAGQRGQSLRGVMVRKEPKGHGKGQQVEGPYESGEELVIVEDVVTTGGSSLKAIELCEAEGLKVKRVLAIIDRLEGGREAFAERGYELTTLFTVEDFGVKP from the coding sequence ATGTACGACCGCGCCGCGCTCGCCGAGTTGATCCAAGACAAAGCCCTGCAGTTCGGCGAGTTCACGCTCGCCTCGGGCAAGCAGGCCAGCTACTACCTCGACTGCCGTCAGGTGACGCTCAACGCGCTCGGCGCCAAGCTCATCGGCGAGGGCTTCCTCGACCTAATCGGCGATCAGCTGCCGCCGCTCGTGGGCGGCATGGCGATCGGCGCCGACCCGATCACCGCCGCCATCCTCACCATCGCCGGCCAGCGCGGCCAAAGCTTGCGCGGCGTGATGGTCCGCAAGGAGCCCAAGGGGCACGGCAAGGGCCAGCAGGTCGAAGGGCCGTACGAGTCGGGCGAAGAACTGGTGATCGTCGAAGACGTGGTCACCACCGGCGGCTCGAGCCTCAAGGCGATCGAGCTCTGCGAGGCAGAGGGCCTGAAGGTGAAACGCGTGCTGGCGATCATCGACCGACTCGAAGGGGGCCGCGAGGCGTTCGCCGAGCGCGGCTACGAGCTCACCACGCTGTTCACGGTAGAAGACTTCGGCGTCAAACCGTAA